A region from the Microcoleus sp. FACHB-672 genome encodes:
- a CDS encoding MotA/TolQ/ExbB proton channel family protein has translation MWPLLALSILSVATIIERLWFWANIALKERAIVNRVLEAARYDWGVANEIARQANRQPIGRFLYAPLRLLQPDPEVFRLALESAADDELASMRRGDKVLEAVIALAPLLGLLGTVLGLINSLGSIRLGDLGTSSTAGVTLGIGEALITTATGLVIAITSLAFYRVFQAFLFQQVKIFRKAGNELELLYRQFWPQSHNQRYAVDSSVAARPPDVLAEENSTRNKGVIKYSPPAEEPTPLEEASRLNKVIEQTTPSEEPTPLKDSKASESPDFGSV, from the coding sequence ATGTGGCCGTTGCTGGCTCTGTCTATCCTGTCTGTCGCGACGATCATCGAGCGGCTGTGGTTCTGGGCTAACATTGCGCTCAAAGAAAGGGCGATCGTGAATCGAGTGCTAGAGGCGGCTCGTTATGATTGGGGAGTTGCCAACGAAATTGCCAGACAAGCAAACCGGCAGCCAATTGGGCGATTTCTTTATGCACCCTTGCGTCTGCTACAGCCCGATCCAGAAGTGTTTCGGCTGGCACTGGAGTCGGCTGCAGACGATGAATTGGCTTCCATGCGACGGGGAGATAAGGTTTTAGAAGCTGTGATTGCCTTAGCGCCTCTTTTAGGATTGCTGGGGACAGTTTTAGGCTTAATTAACTCGCTTGGTTCAATTCGCCTAGGCGATCTGGGAACGTCTTCAACGGCAGGAGTGACTTTAGGGATTGGGGAAGCGTTGATCACTACGGCGACTGGCCTAGTCATAGCGATTACCAGTTTGGCATTTTACCGTGTGTTTCAGGCGTTTTTGTTTCAGCAAGTTAAGATTTTCCGCAAAGCTGGCAATGAGTTAGAGTTGCTTTACCGGCAGTTCTGGCCTCAATCGCACAATCAACGTTATGCAGTTGACAGTAGTGTGGCCGCACGTCCCCCGGATGTATTGGCAGAAGAAAATTCGACTCGGAATAAAGGAGTGATCAAATATAGCCCCCCAGCAGAGGAGCCAACTCCATTAGAAGAGGCGAGCCGGTTGAACAAAGTGATTGAACAAACAACGCCCTCTGAGGAGCCAACTCCGTTAAAAGACTCTAAGGCGTCTGAATCCCCAGATTTCGGCAGCGTCTAA
- a CDS encoding response regulator, whose product MGDGRIVAIADVLELIDLAAGRLRKESGGALWDEATHTPAELPPEKTEPTVLIVDDSITVRELLSMTFNKAGYRVEQARDGQEAWEKLRSGLPCDIVFCDIEMPRMDGLELLSRMQKDPILTDLPIAMLTSRGADRHRQMAVQLGARGYFTKPYLEEALLEAANRMLKGEVLVITKAEAS is encoded by the coding sequence ATGGGGGATGGCCGAATCGTGGCAATTGCCGACGTTTTAGAGCTAATCGACCTGGCAGCCGGTCGCTTGAGAAAAGAAAGCGGTGGGGCGCTGTGGGATGAAGCTACTCATACACCGGCAGAACTGCCGCCAGAGAAGACTGAACCAACCGTTCTGATCGTCGATGACTCAATCACCGTGCGCGAACTGCTCTCGATGACCTTTAACAAGGCCGGTTACCGGGTGGAACAAGCCCGTGACGGTCAGGAAGCCTGGGAAAAACTACGTTCGGGTCTGCCCTGCGATATTGTCTTCTGCGACATTGAAATGCCTCGGATGGACGGTTTGGAACTGCTTTCCCGGATGCAGAAAGATCCGATTCTTACCGATCTCCCGATTGCAATGCTCACCTCTCGCGGCGCTGACCGGCACCGGCAAATGGCAGTCCAATTAGGGGCACGCGGTTACTTCACCAAGCCTTATCTGGAAGAAGCGTTACTAGAAGCGGCAAACCGGATGCTTAAAGGCGAAGTCCTCGTAATCACTAAGGCTGAAGCCTCATAA
- a CDS encoding ExbD/TolR family protein, which translates to MKINLDSPSEEARIEIVPLIDVIFCILTFFILAALQLTRQQAITVDLPKASTGQPQIRQMLIVGLDPFGQAYIDQRRVNPDQLSQELLAYSSNNPEGLMVLYASKEAKYNDVVQVLDQMREVGGSRVALATLPGSESEPVNPNLLTPVNPTIPGLSPSPKVTPSVPLSPLGTPAPGTTFNPNQLQLPGVPAAPGAGDPNPALQN; encoded by the coding sequence ATGAAGATTAACTTGGATTCTCCCTCGGAAGAGGCTCGGATTGAAATCGTTCCTTTGATTGATGTCATTTTTTGTATCTTGACATTTTTCATCCTTGCTGCACTGCAACTAACCCGTCAGCAAGCGATTACGGTTGATTTACCGAAAGCAAGCACCGGCCAACCGCAGATCCGTCAAATGTTAATCGTTGGTCTCGATCCGTTCGGTCAAGCTTATATCGATCAGCGGCGGGTAAATCCAGATCAGCTTTCTCAAGAGTTACTAGCTTATAGCTCTAACAATCCGGAGGGATTGATGGTGCTGTACGCCTCTAAGGAAGCCAAATACAACGATGTGGTGCAGGTGTTGGATCAAATGCGAGAAGTGGGGGGCAGTCGCGTTGCCTTAGCCACTCTGCCTGGTTCCGAGAGTGAGCCGGTCAACCCAAATCTTTTAACGCCGGTTAATCCTACAATTCCAGGCTTGAGTCCTTCTCCTAAAGTCACTCCATCGGTTCCTTTAAGTCCTTTGGGCACGCCGGCACCTGGGACAACCTTTAATCCAAATCAGTTGCAGTTGCCTGGAGTGCCGGCTGCTCCAGGTGCCGGTGATCCGAATCCGGCCCTCCAGAATTAG
- a CDS encoding phospholipid carrier-dependent glycosyltransferase, with protein MVDRGESRKFEGLPALGLIWLAGALSDRVWFALDRSVPAWDQAEYLTGGLTYWQALQHPLWLNGEWWASFWMISSKVPPLTYIITAGFLDLFGADSDQATLINLFFSAILLGSVYGLGTQLFNRQIGLWAAGLCLLLPGLYLVRLDFLLDYPLTAAVTLSFYCLTIWKIQQEKERGGIEKSSRLSQWLWVSAFGICFGLALLVKQTSLFFLFVPMLWVAISAIRRRHWIGVAQLAWSLILSLLVCGPWYRTNWLLILTGGKRATLDSAIAEGDPALNTLDAWTFYWKDLPQIVSWPLLLVPAVGFLLYWMQPLFKNQAVSPPRFLPAIKWLGVFLIGAYLLCSLNINKDSRYVLPYLPVLSLFLAYGLTLWPRCWGKYIRWGTVGTAILLMLLNLWPPECFLSRQFTQFLSPRAQHYAYLGAEWPHQQVIAEIIQTEPYLNSNLGVLPSTPTINQHNLNYYGALANFQVYARQVGVNLKQVPQDVRSLSWFITKTGNQGSVPTEAQTAIVKAIEQSADFQLQKFWPLPDGSELKLYHRRVPAVEIQGREEATKSPNPLISANSNAKSANRVQLERVIVPDQAPPGVPVPVTYEWLGSWDQLQAGLVLLTWQSNPQKPANFLIPATQIPQSQQWLHDHGIGTGSLHQGMPANFKGKEFQVTERMAMLPPPNARGIYTLKATYLSRQTGESYPIKVPDISIKIETTAKQVPAPELDLITQLRILAISLPQGSNALTHVFEEIGRINQYDPTQDYTVQTELAMERRLDLEGPKRSYAYALALARVLQRDATGAISALEQVVRLDSQNPYGYAYLGFLHLYDLHPKAAEKALQPAFKINPNLPEIKAIRAVAALMQGNLMQFWGDVQTLRNLN; from the coding sequence GTGGTTGATAGAGGAGAAAGTAGAAAGTTTGAGGGTTTGCCGGCTTTAGGGTTAATTTGGCTGGCGGGTGCACTAAGCGATCGCGTCTGGTTTGCCCTTGATCGCTCAGTACCGGCTTGGGATCAGGCAGAATATTTAACCGGCGGTTTGACTTACTGGCAAGCTTTGCAGCACCCTCTCTGGTTGAACGGTGAGTGGTGGGCAAGTTTTTGGATGATCTCCTCGAAAGTTCCTCCCTTGACCTACATCATTACAGCAGGTTTTCTTGATCTTTTTGGTGCCGATTCCGATCAAGCCACGCTGATTAATCTATTTTTTAGCGCAATTTTATTGGGATCGGTTTATGGTTTAGGCACTCAGCTTTTTAACCGGCAAATCGGTCTTTGGGCCGCTGGATTGTGTTTACTATTGCCCGGTTTGTATTTAGTTCGCCTAGATTTTTTACTCGATTACCCACTGACCGCTGCAGTTACGCTCTCATTTTATTGCCTTACAATTTGGAAAATTCAACAGGAAAAGGAGAGAGGGGGAATAGAAAAAAGTTCACGCCTCTCTCAATGGTTGTGGGTGAGTGCATTCGGCATTTGTTTCGGTTTGGCATTGCTGGTTAAACAGACATCTTTATTTTTTCTATTTGTGCCGATGCTGTGGGTGGCAATCAGTGCGATCCGCCGCCGACACTGGATTGGCGTGGCTCAGTTAGCCTGGTCTTTAATACTATCGTTGCTGGTGTGTGGCCCTTGGTATCGCACGAACTGGCTGCTAATTCTCACAGGTGGTAAACGCGCGACCCTAGATTCAGCAATTGCGGAAGGAGATCCTGCGCTTAACACGTTGGATGCTTGGACATTTTACTGGAAAGACTTACCCCAAATCGTTTCTTGGCCATTGCTGTTAGTACCGGCAGTCGGGTTTCTTCTGTATTGGATGCAACCACTTTTCAAAAATCAAGCAGTATCTCCCCCTCGCTTTTTGCCGGCGATCAAATGGTTAGGAGTCTTCCTAATCGGCGCTTATTTATTATGTTCACTGAATATTAACAAAGATTCCCGATATGTCTTGCCCTATCTGCCGGTTTTATCACTGTTTTTAGCCTATGGCTTGACACTTTGGCCGCGTTGCTGGGGTAAATACATTCGTTGGGGAACTGTCGGCACCGCCATTTTATTAATGTTGTTAAATCTCTGGCCACCAGAGTGTTTTCTCAGTCGTCAATTTACCCAATTCTTGAGTCCCCGTGCCCAACATTATGCTTACTTAGGGGCTGAATGGCCTCATCAGCAAGTTATTGCAGAAATTATTCAAACGGAACCTTATTTAAACTCAAATTTAGGCGTTTTGCCTTCAACGCCGACGATTAACCAGCACAATTTAAACTACTATGGAGCACTAGCTAACTTCCAAGTTTATGCGCGTCAGGTCGGCGTTAATTTAAAGCAAGTTCCTCAGGATGTACGTTCCCTTTCCTGGTTCATTACTAAAACCGGCAATCAAGGTTCAGTCCCCACAGAAGCTCAAACTGCGATTGTGAAAGCTATTGAGCAAAGTGCGGATTTCCAATTACAAAAGTTTTGGCCATTGCCCGACGGCAGCGAATTGAAACTTTACCATCGACGAGTGCCGGCTGTTGAGATACAGGGGAGAGAGGAAGCAACCAAATCTCCTAATCCCCTAATTTCGGCTAATTCTAATGCCAAAAGCGCAAATCGAGTCCAGCTAGAACGAGTTATCGTTCCCGATCAAGCGCCTCCTGGAGTGCCGGTGCCGGTAACCTATGAATGGTTAGGTTCTTGGGATCAATTGCAAGCCGGTTTAGTCTTGCTAACTTGGCAAAGTAATCCCCAAAAACCGGCTAATTTTCTAATTCCGGCCACCCAAATTCCCCAATCACAACAATGGTTGCATGATCACGGGATCGGCACCGGCAGCTTGCATCAAGGAATGCCGGCAAACTTCAAGGGAAAAGAATTTCAAGTAACTGAACGAATGGCAATGCTGCCGCCTCCGAATGCCAGGGGAATTTACACCTTAAAGGCAACTTATCTAAGCCGGCAGACGGGAGAAAGTTATCCGATAAAAGTGCCCGATATTTCCATAAAAATTGAGACAACAGCGAAACAAGTGCCGGCACCGGAATTAGATTTAATCACGCAGTTGCGGATTTTAGCAATTTCTCTGCCACAGGGTTCAAATGCTCTTACCCATGTTTTTGAGGAGATCGGGCGAATTAACCAGTATGACCCAACTCAGGATTATACTGTTCAAACTGAATTGGCGATGGAGCGCCGACTCGATCTGGAGGGGCCAAAACGCTCTTACGCCTACGCATTGGCGCTAGCAAGGGTATTACAACGGGACGCAACGGGCGCTATTTCGGCACTGGAACAGGTTGTGCGGTTGGACTCGCAAAACCCCTATGGTTATGCGTACCTGGGGTTTTTACATTTGTATGACCTGCACCCTAAAGCTGCTGAGAAGGCGCTACAGCCGGCATTTAAGATTAACCCGAACTTGCCAGAAATTAAGGCTATCAGAGCTGTAGCGGCGCTGATGCAGGGGAATCTGATGCAATTCTGGGGGGATGTGCAAACCCTAAGAAATTTAAACTAA
- a CDS encoding PPC domain-containing protein: MTRFFACSSRFVFIPLSLLVVGLSVVGAKAQNKLYSPITLPPNNQVSDTLSEKDIPTGQGGFARDYIVTLTEGEQLAVDLSSDSFDAIVSLLAEDGSTVAENDDGPDGTTNSLLFSRITKAGTYIIRVRAFGETGIGAFTLKVTRLRPI, encoded by the coding sequence ATGACTCGTTTTTTTGCCTGCTCCTCTCGCTTTGTCTTCATTCCGCTTAGCTTGCTCGTTGTTGGACTCAGTGTTGTGGGTGCGAAGGCCCAAAATAAGTTGTATAGCCCGATTACCCTACCGCCTAATAATCAAGTTTCAGATACCCTCTCAGAAAAAGATATCCCCACAGGTCAGGGCGGATTTGCGAGAGACTACATTGTGACGCTGACAGAAGGAGAGCAGCTAGCAGTTGACTTGTCATCCGACAGTTTTGACGCGATTGTTTCCCTGCTAGCCGAAGATGGCTCAACCGTCGCGGAAAATGATGATGGCCCAGATGGCACAACGAACTCCTTGTTGTTTTCCCGCATTACTAAAGCCGGCACCTATATTATTCGGGTGCGAGCCTTTGGAGAAACCGGCATCGGAGCCTTTACGCTGAAAGTTACCCGCTTGCGGCCCATTTAA